tgtctctactaaaaatacaaaaataagccgggcgtggtggcccatgcctgtaatcaagGCTACTCggtaggcagaggcaggagaatcgcttgaacccaggaggcggaggttgcagtgagccgagatcaggccactgcactccagcctgggcaacacgagcaaaactccacctcaaaaaaaaaaaaaataaaataaagaaaaagaaatcagccaggcatggtggcacgtgcctatagtcccagctactcaggagactgaggcagaacccaggaggtggagactgcagtcagccaagattacaccactgcactccagcctgggagaaagagtgagactccccatttcaaaaaataaataaaacaggaccAAAGTGGTGGTGAGATGGGAGTGGGTCCAGTCAGATTCTGGAGGTGCTCTGAAGGCACAGCTAACAGGATTTGCTGAAGCATTGGATGTGGGGAATAAGAAAGGAGTCAGTGGTTTCAAGTTCGGCCCAAGCACCTGGAAGGATGGAGCCGCTTTAATTGAAAAAAGGGTTGATAGTGAGAGGAAGAGATGGGGCTTGGGGGGTCAGATGCCCATTCTGAACTCAGTAGGTGATGGTGTTAAGATACCCAGCAGTTCAGGGGAGTCATCAGCAGTGTCATGCCCATCCTCCATGAAACATCACCTCTAGGCTGGTCTGAATGGCAGTGGGATGTCAGAACTAATTAACCTTAGTGTCACTATAGTTGGCATTCAACCCCCACACTGCTAAATTTGACTgccttttttaaaagtgaaaaaaatacatatttcttgagaCAGCCTGGCactccaggctagaatgcagtggcgtgatcttggctcactgcaacctctgcctccccggttcaagttgatcctctcttctcagcctccttagttgagactacaggggcgggccaccacgcttggctaatttaaaagtttttttgtggagacagggtttcactatgttgcccaggctggtctccaactctagggctcaagtgatcctcctgccttggcctccaaaatgctgggattacaggcgtgagccactgtgcctggccaaaaaaatatttttaaatcacctcATGGCAGAAGTTAGAGGAAGAAAGTTTAGTTCTGTTTCAAATACAACAGTTctgtttctaatatatatattagcagCCATCTTTTCAAATTGTAATTTAAGACTCTAAGTTCTCCCTTCTCGACCAACAGGGTGGTCCTGGAAGGGGCTCTGGGTCCTTAACGAGCCTGTAATTTTCCAGTGCAGGAACTGGGGTGTGGTGGTCCCAAGCCTCAGGCCATGACCTCTCTTTTCTCCTGCCCCTAGTGAGTTATTATAAAGGCCACATCTTGTGTTAAAAATCGtagtgtgggccgggcgcggtggctcatgcctacaatcccagcactatgggaggcggaggtgggcggatcacctgaggtcaggagttcgagaccagcctggccaacatggtgaaaccccgtctctactaaaaatacaaaaattagctgggcgtggtggtacacgtctgtaatcccagctactccggaggctgaggcaggagaattgcttgaacccgggaggcggaggttgcagtgagccgagatcttgccactgcactccagcctgggcaacagagcgagactccgtctccggGGTGGGGGAGGAAATCGTAGTGTGTAATTCTATTTTTCAGAGCAAAAGCCACTGCCCAGGGGGTCTTCCTTGAACATGCCGGCTCCCTCCCGCCCAACACTTCTCCCTTTTCCCCTGGCTTTCTTTGGCGCTCCCCTCACCTGACAGTCACACGCTTGCCACGTTTATCAGTCACCTCTACGGCAGACACTCGCCGAGAACACGTGTGTGTGTGACACACTGCTTGTGTCCCCTGGGACTGAACCTAGGGCCTGCCACGTGCCAGGCGCTCAGTCTGCGTCCACCTGAGACCTGAGGCCCCCCCACCCCAAAGGACGGAATGAATGTACTGCTGGTCATTCATTCACTTCGCCCCTACTCATGAGCGCCTGCTGtgccgggggtgggggtgaggggagcgCAGGAACACGTGCGGGACCGGGGTGGTTGAGGCACTGAGGCCAGGTCTTGGGGGTCCCTGCTGCACCGACTTGGGGCGGAGATTGGCTGCCTTCGGCCCACAAGGCTGTGCGCCCCGCCCCGCGCGCCGCTTCCGGCGGAGTCAGGCCTGGCTAATCGAGCGCGCGGGCTGGCGGGTCGGCGCTCGTCTGGCGGCGCCTGCCCGTGTGGTGGTTTCCGGCGGAGGTGGTGAGAGTCGCACGCGCAGCGGGGAAGGTGTGAGTCGTGAACGGCCCAGGTCTCCGCCATGGCCTCTCTACTCGCCAAGGACGCCTACCTGCAGAGCCTGGCCAAGAAGATCTGCTGCCATTCGGGCCCGGAGCAGCAGGCGCGCACGCGGGGTAACGCACAGGGCCGGGCCGGGACTAAGGGGCCTGCGAAACGGGGGACGCGGCCGGAGCCGGTGTAGACGAGTCTGTAAAGTACTAGAAAAAAAGTCTAAGTGACTTGTGAAATCATCGCCGTTtcccttccttgttttttttttttttttttttttttttttttgagatggagtctcgctctgtcgcccaggctggagtgcagtagcgcgatctcggctcacctcaagctccgcctcccgggttcacgccattctcctgcctcagcctctccgagtagctgggactacaggcgcccgccaccacgcccggctaatttttgtatttttagtagagatggggtttagtagagacaggagtaACGGTCAGTCAGTGGGAAAAGACCCTTTCAGTCACTTCACTACGGGCATAGTGCggtgtggggaggaggaagatggCAGAGGGCTCCTGCGCTTAGGGTTCTCGTGGCCTGGTGACCAGGCTGCACAAGGGAAGTAGATAATCAGGTGGGGAAGCCGACAGCGGGGACTTGTCAGTGTTGTCTGGGCccaggaggagaggagagcagTAGGGTCTCTGGAACCACCAGAGATAAAACGGGGTTTCCTTTTTATTCAAGGACGATATATTGGTTATAGCAAATCCAAAATCTTAAGTGAATTTTCTCATTACCTAGTATGTCTTCCGTCTGTCTTTCCCAtcctttttcaagttttttttttttttttttttttcattaaaacgATTCAGCTCCTATTTTACTTAGACTGATTTctcccatttaaaatgtaaacattgtcCGGGCGTggggcctcacgcctgtaatcccagaactttgggaggccgaggcgggcggatcacaggatcagaagatcaagaccatcctggacaacatggtgaaaccccatctctactaaaaatacaaaaattatctggtcacagtggtgggcgcctgtaatcccagctactcggcaggctgaggcaagagaatcgcttgaacccgagaggtggagtttgcggtgagcagagattgcgccactgcactccagcctgggcaacagagtgagactccatctcaaaaaaaaaaaaaatgtaaacataaccCTCAGCAGCTAAAATGAAAGCCCTTGTCATTGTGTTTGATGGCAGCATGGTAGCTTATTGTAAAGCAGGGCCAGAAATTGTTAGTGGAGGTGGATATTCAGGTTTTTCTAATGTTTCACTCAAATAATGTGATGAACGTCCTTGAAGCCTAATCTTTGTGCATGATGAATTCTCACAAGCAGAACTACTGGGTCAAGGTTGTGGTTCTGAGCTCTAGGATCAGTGTCTCTGGCCCCCGATCCTGATCCTCTTTCTGCATCCTCCTGGGATCAAAGTCTTGGTGAGCCTTTCCTGCCTACTGAATGGGCCATGAGATTGGGACCTAACTCTTTCTTATTTTGCATTTCAGCTGGCAAAACTCAAGGCTCAGAAACTGCAGggcccccaaaaaagaaaaggaagaaaacacaaaagaaattcCGGAAGCAGGAAGAGAAGGCTGCTGAGCACAAGGCCAAGTCCTTGGGGGAGAAATCTCCAGCAGCCTCTGGGGCCAGGACGCCTGAGGCAGCCAAAGAGGAAGCAGCTTGGGCATCCAGCTCAGCAGGGAACCCTGCAGGTGAGAGGCTTCAGGGCATGTTGGTTCTGTGCAGggtagggctggggctgggcttggGCTTGGTCCCCTctgctcttaagaaaaaaaaaagcagcatcaGGTACACAGGGATAGCACAAGACTTCCCCAAGAGCAAAGATCACAGGAGCGCTAGGGTGAATGGGACCGAAGGAACTGTGTGGCGTTCCAGGCCACATGGCTAGCAGGATGTTAGGGGGCAAGGCTGTGTTTCTGAGGACCTGGAGCAGCTTGGCTTGAAGAGCTTCCCTGCCCTCAGGTCTCTGCAGGGGCCTTGTGAGAGCCAACTTGTTCGGGGGCCCAGGCTACAAAATTTGGAGGAGGTGATTTGGCTTGCACCGTAGGAAGTGTTTTCTCATACCACAGTGACCTACCTCGCGAGGCACTCAGTTACCTGCCCTGGAGGATGTTGTAGGAACTAGTCCAGGTTGAAGCGGTGGAGTAGAATTTACTGGAATTGCCCCGCAGATCCATGAGTGGCCACAGTGGGACAGGGATTCGTGGCCctagggagggagggggaggggaagagagggccCCCTGCAGTCCTGTCTCCTTCCCTGCAGATGGCCTGGCTACTGAGCCTGAGTCTGTCTTTGCTCTGGATGTTCTGCGACAGCGACTGCATGAGAAGATCCAGGAGGCCCGGGGCCAGGTAGGCGGGCAGGTTTGCTGGAGTGCCGTCACTACTCTGCCTGTGTTCTCCCTGGGGTCAGCTCTCAGCGAGGGGCTGTAGCCCCTGTTCTCCCCTCTGCAGCGAGTCTGCCAGGGCCCCAGCAGCTGTGCCCTGGGAGAGCAGTTATTTTCTTGGAGAACCTCAGTCCCCAAGCTCATCAGCCTCCTTCCTTCTGGGAAGCTGCCTTTGCTGAACCGACACTGGGATGGGCACCTCCTGTGTCTGTTTCTCCAAATGTCGTGATAGTCCTGTGAGTTGAGTAGGGACTTGAGCTGAGTGGCCAGGCACAGGAAGCACCAGTGCAGCTCTTTGTGCTGAATGGTACTGTCTCCCCTGTGTTGGCTCCTGCCCATCCTTTCCCTGGGGCTCTTCCTTAAGGCCTCGTGCTGTGTGGGGGACAGTTCCCAGCTACTCTCCTCCACCATCCTGAGGTACAGTGTGGGGTTCCTAAGAGGTGAGCAAGGCTCCGGGCCCTTGTTCCTGAAGCACACGTCTCTTTTGGGCTGGTGTAGGGCTCTTGTTGGCCAGGGGATGGGAAAGGCCATTGGGGAGGGCTTCGTTTGGGTACCTCGTGAACAGAACGGGCAGCGGTCTGGACAGGTGTTCTGACCTCAACTCCAAGTTCTAGGCAGTGATCTTGACCCTCCCCATCTATAAAACGATGTATGACCTGTGAAACCATGTTTGTAATGTATCCTGACACGGGGTAAGCACCCGGGAATTGGAAGCTGTGATTCTTATTTGGGGGTCCCTTCTCCCTTTTGGGGTCATTTGCTTTTTGGGGAACATCATTGTGGAACATTGGACTCCGTGGGCCCCTTGTTCAGGTGAGGATTTCCTCACCTGCCTTCCAGCCCTGATTCTTCTCGACCGTGGGCCAGGCTGGGGGACCCTGGGATTGAGAGAACTTTAATGAGTGGGTGCCTCTTTCCCCCAGGGCAGTGCTAAGGAGCTGTCCCCTGCCGCCCTGGAGAAAAGGCGGCGGAGAAAGCAGGAACGGGACCGGAAGAAGAGGAAGCGAAAGGAGCTGCGGGCGAAAGAGAAGGCCAGGAAGGCTGAGGAGGCCGCGGAGGCCCAGGAGGCGGTGGAGCCAACCCCAGAGGGGGCCTGCACGGAGCCGCGGGAGCCACCCGGGCTGATCTTCAATAAGGTGAGCGGGAGCTGGGTCCTCAGGCGGGCTGGGTCGGCTTCAGGCCTCAGCGTTGCCCCTCGTTAGCTTCATGACTTCTCTCCAAACCCCATCACCTCTGTAAGGTGGTGACGGGGACCTCGCAGGTCCCTTAGGGTGCCGGCCAAGGCTGGGGCCTAGTGCGGGGCTGGCATGAGCTGATGTCATACCTTCTTCCCAGGTGGAGGTGAGCGAAGACGAGCCGGCCAGCAAGGCGCAgcgcagaaaagagaagaggcagagggtgaaggggaaCCTCACGCCGCTGACCGGGAGGAATTACCGGCAGCTGCTGGAGCGCCTGCAGGCACGGCAGAGCCGGCTGGACGAGCTGCGCGGCCAGGATGAGGGGAAGGCGCAGGAGCTGGAGGCGAAGATGAAGTGGACCAACCTCCTCTACAAGGCGGAGGGTGTGAAGATCCGCGACGACGAACGCCTGCTGCAGGAGGCCCTGAAGCGCAAGGAGAAGCGCAGGGCGCAGCGGCAGCGCCGGTGGGAGAAGCGCACGGCCGGCGTGGTGGAGAAGATGCAGCAGCGCCAGGACCGGCGGCGGCAGAACCTGCGCAGGAAGAAGGCGGCCCGCGCCGAGCGCCGCCTGCTCAGAGCCCGCAAGAAGGGCCGCATCCTGCCGCAGGACCTGGAGCGCGCAGGCCTGGTCTGAGTCTTTCCCACCTGGGGCTGCCGTCTTCGTCCTAGGAGACTCCAGGGCACCCTCTGAGGCCTTGACGCTAGCTCTGTCCCAGGATCTCCACAGACCTCGGCCCCTCCATGTGAGGGGGACACAGTGGTGCTCTGGTGAGTTGTGAGGGCCCAGATCACATGTGAGGAAGAGAAAGTTTCAGCGTCATCCCTGAACGCAGAATCCGGGACCTTCAGACCCAGGGAAAGGGTGAGCCAGACTGGGGCCTGGTCTTCTTTCCCGGGCCTGAAAGCTTCCCCGAGGTTTGCAGGGTCAGGGAGGAGGAACGGTGGGGGTGGGCAGTCACTGCCCGTTCCCCACTGCCTGTGTTCACAGGAGCCACGGGACAGAAGACAGTGGCCTCTGCTGCCGGGCCACGTTAGTCCGCAGCTGACTGGAACAGAGGACAACCCTGAGGTGTGGCATATGGGCACCTGGCACTCGGGAGTGGTGGGAGCACGTCCAGGCATGGTGCCTCCTGGGGCAGAACGCCATGGCTCCTCCCCGTTCTCTTGGCTTCTGCCTGTTGGGGTCTCATTCCTTTCTGTTCCCCAGTGCCCCGGGGCGGCATTTTACTGCTCAGAATTCGGAGGGAGGGAGCAGACCTTCTCGAGTCCACGCATGTGAGTTGGGTCAAGTGCATTGGAgctagggaaagagaaagaaagaataaaagctgGAGAGAGAGTGAAGCGAATGGAAGATACAAAGTGGAATGGAAAAATTAAATCCTGAGCTCCAGGCAATCAAAATGAGTGCAGGTTGAAAAAACTCAGGTGAATTTTAGTGGCATATGGATGACAAAGCtgtaaataaaattcttttgGTGAAACTCTCCAGTTACGAGACAAAGATTGTAACTGAAAGCGAGCTGGTATGACTGTTACTAGACAGAGGCGACTGATGAAAAAGCCCTGTGAAAGATCAGATGTGAGATGGGTATGAGCTTGAGCTAAGAGATAGACAAAACAGGATCTGAAAAGAATACATACTCTTTCCATGCATATATGGAACATGGATGGAAACTGACCACCTACTTTGTCCAGAAAAGAAGTCTTAAGATATTTCAAGGGATCAGTGTCGTTATCTGACCATATCCCAATGTCGTTAAAAAAAATTTGagctaactttttgtttgtttgtttttgagatagagtcttgctctgtcactcaggctggagtgcagtggcatttcatatttggaatttttaaaacacacttaTAAATTACCTATGAGTTAAAGAATTCCTAATGGATATTAGAAATATTTGGAactaaaagataatgaaaatgcTACGTATTAAAATTTGTGGAACAGGGcctgccatggtggctcatgctgttaatcccagcactttgggaggtgggtgaatcacttgaggtcaggagttcgagaccagcctggccaacatgataaaaccccatctctactaaaaatacaaaaattagctgggtgtggtggtgcaaacctgtagtcccagctgcttgggaggctgaagtgggagaatcacttgaacccgggaggtagaggctgcagtgagccaagatcgagccactgcactccagcctgggtgacagagcgagacggtctcaaaaagaaaaaaattaagatttgtgGAACAGAGCTAAAGCAGCACAAAAAAACATTTCATAGCCCCTAAATGTATGTGCATCTACAGATAAATAGTgccatttatacacatatatgctgtatgtctatatttttaaagctaaagaaaaataagcatgcAGCTTAAATTGGAACAACTCAaagtaaatggaagaaaaatctcCAAAACTGACTGGAAGGAAAGCCTGAGTTGTAATCACTGATGAAATTGAGTCAGTAGTTAAGAATGTTCCCCTTGACGGTTTTACAGGGAAGTTCCACGAAGTAGAG
The nucleotide sequence above comes from Symphalangus syndactylus isolate Jambi chromosome 3, NHGRI_mSymSyn1-v2.1_pri, whole genome shotgun sequence. Encoded proteins:
- the SURF6 gene encoding surfeit locus protein 6 isoform X1, which translates into the protein MASLLAKDAYLQSLAKKICCHSGPEQQARTRAGKTQGSETAGPPKKKRKKTQKKFRKQEEKAAEHKAKSLGEKSPAASGARTPEAAKEEAAWASSSAGNPADGLATEPESVFALDVLRQRLHEKIQEARGQGSAKELSPAALEKRRRRKQERDRKKRKRKELRAKEKARKAEEAAEAQEAVEPTPEGACTEPREPPGLIFNKVEVSEDEPASKAQRRKEKRQRVKGNLTPLTGRNYRQLLERLQARQSRLDELRGQDEGKAQELEAKMKWTNLLYKAEGVKIRDDERLLQEALKRKEKRRAQRQRRWEKRTAGVVEKMQQRQDRRRQNLRRKKAARAERRLLRARKKGRILPQDLERAGLV
- the SURF6 gene encoding surfeit locus protein 6 isoform X2 yields the protein MASLLAKDAYLQSLAKKICCHSGPEQQARTRAGKTQGSETAGPPKKKRKKTQKKFRKQEEKAAEHKAKSLGEKSPAASGARTPEAAKEEAAWASSSAGNPADGLATEPESVFALDVLRQRLHEKIQEARGQVVLRSCPLPPWRKGGGESRNGTGRRGSERSCGRKRRPGRLRRPRRPRRRWSQPQRGPARSRGSHPG